cCAGAAGGTAGGCGGCGAAACAATACTATCGTTCGCAGTTTTTTCCTGGCCCGATTGTGGGGCTAAATCGATGAGATGGAAAGAACATATTAAATTTAGTGCATGGCACATGCAATATTAATCTTATGGGTCGGAAGTTCAGAACCAAGGGTAGAGCTAAATAATTAATGCATCCTTCTGCACTGCGGAACATGTAGCAGAGAGCAAAGTTATAATGACTGGAAGTCTTGAAACGCAAAATCTCAGGGTAAAAGCTTCAGGCCCCAGGACCAGAGTATCAGTCCATAGGATGAGGCTGGGTAGATGATATAATAGGTATGCTTTAAATCTGTTAAGTGTCTTCTCTACTCCTGAACGACAAACTGAGCGCaccggtatacatgtatagagaatGGTGACCTTTATCAAATTTGTGAAACTCGTGGCTAATCGCCGGGcttaataaataaatcatagaGAAAATGCTTTAAGTCTGTGAATTCCTTTTATTCCTGAACGTAGCAGGCAAACTGAATGCATAGgtatattgtgaaattcagTACCCAGGGTCAACAGTTCAGGCCCCAGGCTAGGATAAAGTAGTCGCATGGAGAAAGGGTATTTCATGtttaacaaaaatcatttattttcaagaaaaagtaacaaaaattaacatttctttGGAAATTATATGAGTTTTCCTCAAAGGGACTAGTGTTTGTCTCGTACCGcagatatttttatgtttcatcaattttgtaaattcttttGGTCAATCATTAAGCACGTTAATTATCTTTAATTTGATACCAAGCTTTGTATTACATAACGGTTAATTCTCGGGGTGGGGGGGTCATTTGGGTCGGATACTGTATTGAGCATGGAGGCCTTCAAACTCAAACTTCAAATTCATAACCCTGGGGTCAGAGGTTCAGATCCCAGGGCGGGACTACATAGATAATACACAGGGTAGTTAGAAATATTTGTTCAGGTCACAACTTGCAATGGAGAGATATTTCTTGGCATGAAGGTTGTTTAAaactaaacaatatacattacTAATACCCCGAGTCATGGTAATTTTGTCAGTGTTAAAAATACAGGTTTCCTAGGCCACAGATTTGGCtatgaagctgcgagttttcgatTCACACAgggctttaatgaatgtttgaaggtaTGGTTGTACACAAGTATAGTGGGGAAATACGTTAGGGGTTTTTAGATACTCAACTTTTGAGACGGCGATGCAAGAATACACCGAAATAAGTCTTCAACCGTGCGCATTTTTTTCTGCGCCGTAAATTGAAGGTTTTAATAAggtgtggatctgtagctctctggtttgTCCCAGTATTTTcctagagagctacagatctgcagctatcTCAGACGGAACCTTCAATGGTAACAAAGAATGCTTATTTTGGGGATGGGTGGGTGGTAATCtatcaataattgatataatgcgcacattaaatcaattgatgagagcaataattgaattgatgcgcgtattcatttgatgagagcaataactgatttaatgcgcgcatcaactgaattgatgacatctttaattcatttggagagagcaataattcttttagagagagtaactatataattaaagatatcttcaattcaacatatccacaattgaattaatgatatctttaattgaattattccTCTCTTTAAaggaattgatgcgcgcattaattccttatacaaaagcattgtacataattaaagatatcaattgaattaaagagatcatcaaattatttataccgagctctaacttaattattgcgagcaatatttctacgaaattgatgctctcattcAATTAaagtgcgcattaattcatttgatgacagcaataattgaattaatgcgcgcattgattcaattaaagagagcaataattaaattgatatctccaaataattgaagatatcttcaattatttgagtttatgttaatttggtgctccataaaTTTTCGCTTTTAATTCCAGCCACTCGGCGAAGGAACAATCCCTACCTATGTTAAGATATTAGCTCAGGATGAAGTCTTAGAACATAAGAAGTATTGTGACCcaaaaatatgagaaaaatatAGCATACTGATTTTGAGCGAATTCtaaattctacataattaaagaaagaataaagcattttatattcataaaaatttattgaaaacagCATAAAACATAGATAGTAAGTATATAACAagaaataacagtaaacgtTTAAATATGCTAAAAATCTATTCTAggatatggtacatgtatccCTGTATTTGTTAATACAGGTTCTACACCTGTATTAACAAATACAGGGATACATgaatataatttaaaacaaaccAAAGGAAACAGTATTCCGATGTAAATGAACATTCACATGACCCAGTTTTGAAGAAAATGCAAGTGCGGTGCCATTCTCAGTTACTCTGGGATACGTGTTTTGTAAACTTATTGTAGGTATcgaagatattttaaattgcCATGTCGTAATGTTTTTTATGAATAGCAAAAAGTAAACGCTAAACATTGGTCACGTTGGGACCTCCGATTCTTCCCGCGCACGAAATGTCAGAGAGCTGCTATGCATTGCATTGATAGTAGGCTAGAATTTAAGAGGAGCTGGGATTCGAATCTGGTTTACTTAGTGGACCAAAGCGAGATGATTCGCATTATGAATTCAGATCAGCAGACGACTGTTCAGCACTGTGTTCTACGTAGAACGTCCGTGTTTTACGTAGAACGTCCGTGTTTTACGTACGTCCTGTATGATTCCGTACGGACGTAAATGGTACAGCAAATAGTCCATGACAAACATGTCAGGAGGCGACATATAATGAAATGATATACTGTAGTCACTACAACACCCAAGGCCCTgaaataaacaaagaaaatattatcATACCTTTGAAAGCATTagcattatttttattattattagcaTCTTTTGATGTTCAGTAGTAGTTTAAGAGACACTGGTCCTGGGAGGTGTCACCACAGCGTCTTTTCAGAAAAACCACAATTCtaatcaaaatgtttacattaccagaaaaattattaaattCACATAACTGTCAACAGACGAATGTTGCGTTTGTCAgaacatgaatatatatatatatatatatatatatagagagagagagagagagagagagagagagagagagagagagagagagagagaaagactACTGATTGGTTGATAGAGAACATAAATTATGTAAACCTTTTTTTAGCAAATGTGTGAAGAAGTGTATTTGAAGCCTGTAGTGTAACGGAAAAGTATTTGTGCATCTAGAATAAAGTCTTAATAATGGTATTTGCGACgcaaggataaaaaaaaataaaacagtagAGTACTGAAGTATAATATTGTTTCTAGGATAATGATGACGGAAGTGGAGTGATACCTTCTTGGGATAGCTGGCTGCGTTATTGTAAAACCAGGGAGGGTAAAGACCTCTTAAATGAGCGCTAGGGTTAAACGGGTGGAAAGTTTCTCTTCCGTAAACATCCAGTGATTCTCCAGTTTTTATGCCAAGATTCTGCATGCATTTACCAATTTCTGCGTCTTCTGCACCGCCGTCTTGTCTGCATTTCACTGAACCGGAGAGACCTTCTATCACGAATTTTTCTAGAGCTTTCCTGCTCAATATATATCCAGCTCCTCCACTAAAATACCCTTGTTTCACTATCACCTTAAATTTGTGTCCAAAATATTGCAAGGAATTTGGATCGTGGTGAGATAGAAAATATCGTAGATTCTCTACAATTATGTAAGTGTCATCGTCTGCTTTCAAAAACCAATCAAACTGGGTTCCGTAATGTTCGTAACAGTAGCGAAACGCCTGCATGGTCTTCGCCGTCAGATGTTCTCGTCCCTCCGTTGTATTGAGCCCGATGGTCGGGAAAGAAGTGTTTGTTTTACTGCTGAAGAACAAAACTTTGTTGCATCGCTTTCCCCATGTATTTTTTACAGCAACTGCTTTCAGGTCCAAATTCTGTGGTGACGTCATAATCCAACACAATATGCGAATTTTCTTTGACAACCCAATGGCTATTACTTCATTGACATCTGCAATACGTTACAAACAAATATCAGCAAAAGTTCTATACGTTTTCAAGCTCTAAAATTGAAACACCAGTCCCAAAACATGTACATCGTACATACTGATATATTTATCTGCACTAAAATGGATtaggttgagcatcactgaagagacattatttgtcgaaatgcgcatctggtgcatcaaaattggtaccgtataagttttacatttaacagAATTTCTTTCCAAAGTTACATATAAAAGTTCATCGACACATTATTAAATCAAGAACTGGATATTGATTCAATCcatcaattaaattgatgagggcatcaatgtggtggaattattgcccacaaaatttaatttggagctcggtataaatgatttgaacaTGTCTCTGATTAGATAGTTGCTCTctataaaagaattattgcgcgcaaaatttgaattaatgatatcattatttcaattaaagagagcaataatttagtTATTGCACGCATTAATGCGCACAGTaactgaattattgctctcttcaattgaattgtagtgtGCATCAATACCATTGTTGATTATAGCGTACAttaattcagcagaataattaacgcgcacaataattcagaattgaagagaTCGATAATCATTCGAAGAAATCTGTAAGTGAGATGTTGCACGCAGCatatgaattgatgatatcttcatataattaaagatatatttaattatattagtttatgttaatttggtgttcCATAGAGCTCCGTGACATTCCGATGATGCCTTACATTCGAGGTATCCCCACTCTACTCAACTGCCAAACTCCAGGAAATGAATTCCAGGGTTTTTCAACTACAAGTTATAAGAACACTTcttcaaattgtttatttttctttcatatatatatatatatatatatatacgaatAATGTTATATTAAATCagcatttaatatttattttgacagCTCTTGTGCTACTAACAGCACAGCTGCTAGCAAAATGAATAATTTGTTTGCACACCAGCtgttatataaaaaatatgcagCAAAAATCTTTGCTGCTTTCTTGATCGTAAATATTGCGATGTCGGTGTTACAATTTAGTGTGTCATTTAGATGGCAACGAGATTGTTTATCCACAGTGTAAAGTCGCAATGGTCCCTTGTAAAGCTTTCAGAGTTTggtgttttggttttttttatattacatttttgttttgttttgaaataggAAATTCTGAATGCTTATTATCACTAGCTAATCACCACACAATAAGTTTAAAGATTagtttcaaaataattttatactgtatgtgtatatctTAAAAACAAGAAGACCTCACTTCGTTGTGGCCTCGATATTGTCCTGGGGATCATGACGTGAACAAAGGTTATCTTTTACTTCATTAGGATTATTGCATATCAATTTAACAAAATCGTATCCTTATGGCTCTTCAGAACACATTGTTTGAAAAGTTTGCATTTAGAATCCGTTTTGTGGCCTCACCCCGTGGGGTCATGGTTTGCATAGATTTAGATACACACTACATGAGAATGTTTCCATCTTATTTTgtctggatttaaaaaaaaaagtcaaagcACGTGTACTGTTGTGTTTGTTTCACATGACGTCAGGACTGGTGGTTCCTATGTGCACATCATGCCTTGCAGACGACGCAGATATTGATAGTATGCTACCAAAGCGATGGACATTAGATGAGTTTAAACACTTGCCAGGATTTATACGGTATACACAGTCACAAATATTACTGATTATTATAggattgaataattccaagcTCTTTGATTGCCTCAAacaatctagaaaaaaaataaaacgttATGTTCACCTCCATGTGTATTGAGGTAAATATGACACTTGATTTTTCCAATATCGGATCAAAAATAAAGTGGGAGTTATAATATTTTGGTCGTCCAATAAAAACTCGCGTCTCTTATCACTTTCGACTATAGGTCTTGCATTATagatgtaaacaaagatggccaATCAGATATATTCTGGTAAGTTCAATTAGCCTGATTCATTGtattgaattattcaatcatataagtAAACAAAAACACGCGTCTCTGATCCCTTCGTCCTGCAGTCTAACCGTAAAAAGATGACCGATCAGGTTTAGTGGACACTAGTAGCTCGTTTCGATGTTGTTTTTTATTCAATCAtattataaaacaattattggCATTTTTGTTCAATACGTTGCTTTAGGTATTATGAACCTCTCATTctgggctcggtgaatattgtaattCTCAGACcgctaaatcatcgtattgaccaaGAAAAAgtcaataattatatattgtagCTCTAGCAATGTGTGCACTATTCATGATACAATGAAATAAGAAACAGGTCGACCACATTGTACACTCAATGTGCATTGTTAAATGTTATTTATCACTCTTAACTATACAATGCGTGCAATGGACCGGTATACAAAGACAATATTGTGATCTTGTCTTCAAACACCtgtattcatattttcaatAATTCATGAGCGTTTCGCGGTTTACTGTGTGTTTATTGCCATTTTTCGACAGCATACTGACATCTAATACtgcatctttctttttttttaaaaatgttcttcaaAATAAAAACCTCTGATTAATGAACATCCCCTTGAAAGGCTGGTTAATTAGCGCTAATTATTATGCAGTGCGAAAGAGAATTTAATATGCAACGGTCATAAAATCTGTTATATATTGTTGTGAATGATAAGATTTAAGAGAAACACGCGcgaatttatcaatttttttggATGCAGTGAAATATATTGTGTACGCTAAGACAATGCACCTTATCACAACATTAACGCACCAACATGAACATATTATTCAATTCAATGAACGTTATTATAATGTTGGAATTATTGAAAACGtgtttcaaaataaattatagatAAGATGATGCATTCATCTAAAATATATCATagtaaaaaaataatcatacgggaattatttaaggaatgactattctatatatatatatatatatatatatatatatatatatatatatatatatatatatataatccaaatagaaagagttgatatcacacagtcaaaataattcaataaaaaaatcaggaaaatatacagttccaaaatatatttaaatcactagcgctttctggattttaacatccatcctcaggtgaatacaaattttaaataatgaatacacagttgtttatcttagacgtctctaagataaacaactgtgtattcattatttaaaatttgtattcacctgaggatggatgttaaaatccagaaagcgctagtgatttaaatatattttggaactgtatattttcctgatttttttattgaattatatatatatatatatatatatatatatatatatatatatatatacatacatacatacatacatacatacatacatacatacatatatatatatatatatatatatatatatatatatatatatacatgtatatatatatatatatacatataacacATACCTGAATGTTTGTAATGGTCCATCTCAATGACTCCATTGAGTTCAAATGCATACCCCTCCTctataacataaaaaaaaattatggggaaaaaacaacaacaaccccaacaagcaaaaacaaaaacacttcaCTTGATTAATATCCCgcactaaaatattttgaaagatttacGTATAACCATGCTTTTgaaacaattttcattaaaattcttgtcattttttaaaataaattttccttcattttgattaattttaatAGAGGTTAATATTCTTACATATTGAGTAGTAAATTAGTTTATTCTGACTGCTTTACGATTAGCTATAAATCAAAAATCAACTCGTTGCAATTCAAGTCATTATCGTAAATTCAATCATGACTAATAAAGGATGCACGTATTTTAAGGATTGCGCTAAGTACTAACCTCTTACAAGCTGAGAATACTTATCCAAAAACAAGATACAAAAGCATAGGACAAAACACCCTGCCAAGACGACGCCTCTCTGACATCGTCTGGTGGTGGAAAGGAACATTGCCAGTCTCCTAATCAGCGAGAAAAAAAGCAATTTCTTCCCTTGACGAGGTGTCTCCTCTGAATATTCTCGTCACTTTgcaatgtatatttctttcttCAGAAATCTTGTCACTTTTCTGAGGATAATTCTTGTCACATCCTTGTGCTGATATGGCGGTCAGTTTCAGAGAGTAGTTTTCCCTAGTTAAATCAAAACTTCACAGGAAAACAATGCGCGCATTAACCGTGACATTACAGAAGCGATAATACATGCAAATGTATCTGACGActtaatgctacaaaataatTCTTTTCTAATCAACTAAAATATTGCTAATAATTATGTAAGCTGACATTTAGACCGCAGATGGTGATTTTTTCCCTTTCTTTCTACTGGCAGTAGATGCATCATGCATGAGGCATTATGCATGAGAagagagttttaaaaaaacGACGTATTTATAGTTCTGATAATTTCAACTCCAAGTAATCCATTCTTCCGaatgtacataattataatgaatatATCTTAACGTACATATAATGAATACATCTTAAAGGGACCAGaatgtacataattataatgattacTAGTATATCTTAAtgtatttgtaataaatatatcttaaaggGACCGGAATGTACATATAGTGAATATATCTTAATATATCTATAATGAATATATCTTAAAGGGACCAGATGTGCTAAACACTGtaaaagaattacatatgtGGTTAGTTTAACTATATcccgtgtatatatatatatatatatatatatatatatatatatatcagaatgacacattccataaaaaacaatcatttactgctagcgctttctccatgtctacatggttcatcaggcagttcaaatatgtatacaaaaattgtcTAGCAACGTCTTTGTTATGACGTCAATTAAACGAGTCCTTTATGactttatttatgtatatatatatataaaatctcGTTTTCCACCTTTTAAATTAGAATTATGCGTTGCGTTAAGATTTTTGCCTCTATGAAATGGTTGGCccactttttcaaaaattttagcCTATTGCATAAAACCCTCGTTTTCCGCACTATTTTTGCTCATATGAAAATTGCTGGATAACGTGAACCAATTTCCTGACGGGTATTTtgtttaaagtaaacaaaaattaCAGTGAAACGACCCTTCTCTTAGGCCATTCCCTTATTTCAGCTTATTCAAGATTCAGATCATGTGCATGTGCCATATTCCAAGATCCATTAATTTGACTCACCAGACATAGATTAACGAAGCATATTATGGGGATCTCGTCCTAAAATAAATCATATCCTCCTTAAAGTCAACGACATGGAATTAAAAGCATCACCTTCTTGGTGTGAAAAATACATCATCtaatatagatatttttattttatacgtGTTTAGGGATATTTATCTTAAATAGATTTACTCTCGTTAACTCGGCGATTAATTTTAAACCACTAATATGTTGCTAAAAATGGCATTCTAAGACGATACCTAGAAGCGATGCGTCTTTTAAAAACGTTATCAGCAGTTTGGCACGATGTCTTTTGATCTGTGGTTAATTTGCTAACCGTGTTATTGGTCTGTAAACTCCATATCCCCTTAGCTTAATAAACTAGAAAATTCCGGGAACTGGCACTCTCTGTAACTAAAGAATCGTCAAAAAACATTGTTCTCATTGTAGCAATGAATTTAAAAGTTTCCTTGTAGCTTCAAAATTTAAGAAACGTTTCGATCTCTTCAGTCAACATGTCTTACatctcaataaccactactAATTCATTTGACTATTTCCCAGTAGAGTTGTGACGTCATACCTATGATTGTCTCTAGAGCATTTCTGTGCAAAAACTTAAAAGaatcattgtttgtaaatacatgtaccagcgTCTTAATACTCAAGTGgatactggattccaaaacttctcacacacacacacacacacacacacacacacacacacacacaca
This genomic window from Ostrea edulis chromosome 4, xbOstEdul1.1, whole genome shotgun sequence contains:
- the LOC125669585 gene encoding glycoprotein-N-acetylgalactosamine 3-beta-galactosyltransferase 1-like codes for the protein MFLSTTRRCQRGVVLAGCFVLCFCILFLDKYSQLVREEGYAFELNGVIEMDHYKHSDVNEVIAIGLSKKIRILCWIMTSPQNLDLKAVAVKNTWGKRCNKVLFFSSKTNTSFPTIGLNTTEGREHLTAKTMQAFRYCYEHYGTQFDWFLKADDDTYIIVENLRYFLSHHDPNSLQYFGHKFKVIVKQGYFSGGAGYILSRKALEKFVIEGLSGSVKCRQDGGAEDAEIGKCMQNLGIKTGESLDVYGRETFHPFNPSAHLRGLYPPWFYNNAASYPKKGLGCCSDYSISFHYMSPPDMFVMDYLLYHLRPYGIIQDVRKTRTFYVKHGRST